A window from Herbaspirillum sp. meg3 encodes these proteins:
- a CDS encoding EAL and HDOD domain-containing protein, whose protein sequence is MAVQDKSTSSFPLVFLQPVADVHYLWTALSLHVSPFDENGCDLFSRLFNEFGLGDALNGLACILTVPNPERFAGEFGAPPKDTNLILRIPVEYCVDAARHPLLERLNKLGYGLIADGLPSRQALFSEYVESISLDCSAGIQPEAGSWLTSLRGPHIAENVPDPVLFDACRAEGFRWFSGEYPLLPSSAVTQKDAISRGRLLKLLELVSHDADAPELEALLKQDPALSYQLFKLVSSAAFGFSAHITNFTQAINLLGRRQLQRWLQLLLYARFPGDESANPLLPRAAARAAMMEALCQQTDGDRDEQDRAFIVGMFSLLDVLLAMPLRLIIEPLKLPQDIVDALMQRRGRLGRLLDVVERAEYGRIPLRHTDLVSAGVTAEGYCRGLIQAYRWASKVSHEA, encoded by the coding sequence ATGGCTGTTCAGGATAAAAGTACTTCTTCTTTTCCTCTCGTGTTTCTACAGCCTGTTGCAGACGTTCATTACCTATGGACGGCTCTGTCGCTTCATGTCTCCCCGTTCGATGAGAACGGATGCGATTTGTTTTCCCGGCTTTTTAACGAATTTGGTCTCGGCGATGCCCTCAATGGTCTCGCCTGCATCCTCACTGTCCCCAATCCTGAACGGTTTGCCGGCGAATTCGGCGCACCGCCCAAGGACACCAATCTGATTCTGCGTATTCCAGTGGAATATTGCGTCGACGCGGCGCGCCATCCTTTGCTGGAACGTCTGAACAAGTTGGGCTATGGTCTGATCGCTGATGGCCTGCCGTCGCGCCAGGCCTTGTTTTCCGAATATGTTGAATCCATTTCGTTGGACTGCAGCGCAGGTATTCAGCCGGAAGCCGGTAGCTGGCTCACCAGCCTGCGCGGTCCGCATATCGCCGAAAACGTACCCGATCCCGTGCTGTTCGACGCTTGCCGTGCCGAAGGTTTCCGCTGGTTCAGTGGCGAATATCCTTTGCTGCCTTCCTCTGCCGTCACGCAAAAGGACGCGATTTCGCGCGGCCGCCTGCTGAAACTGCTCGAACTGGTCTCGCATGATGCCGATGCGCCCGAGCTGGAAGCGCTGCTCAAGCAGGATCCCGCCTTGTCCTATCAGTTGTTCAAGCTGGTGAGTTCGGCAGCGTTCGGATTCTCGGCGCACATCACCAATTTCACCCAAGCCATCAATTTGCTGGGCCGCCGTCAATTGCAGCGTTGGTTGCAATTGCTGCTGTATGCACGTTTTCCGGGCGATGAATCCGCCAATCCGCTGTTGCCGCGCGCCGCTGCGCGCGCTGCCATGATGGAAGCACTGTGCCAGCAAACGGACGGTGATCGCGACGAGCAGGACCGCGCTTTTATCGTCGGCATGTTCTCGCTGCTGGATGTGTTGCTGGCGATGCCGTTAAGACTGATTATTGAACCGCTCAAATTGCCGCAGGATATTGTCGATGCCCTGATGCAACGACGCGGACGCCTGGGACGCCTGCTGGATGTGGTGGAACGCGCAGAGTA
- the hemW gene encoding radical SAM family heme chaperone HemW, producing the protein MIPIKPVSVNLSSMSDQPAQQGQGPAQAALAFLKPGSLQLTALPPLSLYVHFPWCVKKCPYCDFNSHEVKGSFPEDAYLDALRADLESALPLIWGRKIYSIFIGGGTPSLLSAAGLDRLLSDIRTLLPMDVDIEITMEANPGTFEAEKFKSYRASGINRLSIGIQSFNSTHLAALGRIHDGEQARRAVDIAHANFDNFNLDLMYALPSQSLDEARRDIQTAIDCAPPHLSLYHLTLEPNTLFAKYPPAVPDDDVSADMQDMITELTTAAGYQHYEVSAYAKSKHQARHNLNYWQFGDYLGIGAGAHSKLSFPHRIVRQMRHKHPQTYLEKMRTGNAIQEEGEIGRDALGFEFMLNALRLQDGFPANLFAERTGMGINNIDAALNEAEKKGLLYRDHMNIRPTELGRRFLNDLQEMFLVE; encoded by the coding sequence ATCATTCCAATCAAGCCAGTCAGCGTCAACTTGTCGTCGATGTCTGATCAGCCAGCCCAGCAAGGACAAGGCCCGGCGCAAGCCGCTTTGGCTTTCCTGAAGCCGGGCAGTCTGCAACTGACGGCGTTGCCGCCGTTGTCGCTGTACGTGCATTTTCCGTGGTGTGTTAAAAAGTGCCCGTATTGCGATTTCAATTCGCATGAAGTGAAGGGCAGCTTTCCCGAAGACGCTTATCTTGATGCTTTGCGCGCCGATCTCGAATCGGCGCTGCCGTTGATCTGGGGGCGCAAGATTTATTCGATCTTCATCGGCGGGGGGACGCCTAGCTTGTTGTCGGCTGCGGGTCTTGATCGTCTGCTGTCGGACATCCGTACTTTGTTGCCCATGGACGTCGACATTGAGATCACGATGGAGGCCAATCCCGGCACTTTCGAAGCTGAAAAATTCAAGTCCTACCGCGCCAGCGGCATCAACCGTTTGTCGATCGGCATCCAAAGCTTCAACTCGACGCACCTGGCGGCATTGGGCCGGATCCATGACGGCGAGCAGGCAAGGAGGGCCGTCGACATCGCGCATGCCAATTTCGACAACTTCAATCTCGATCTGATGTATGCCTTGCCGTCGCAAAGCCTTGACGAGGCGCGCCGCGACATTCAGACCGCCATCGATTGCGCGCCGCCGCATCTGTCGCTGTATCACCTGACGCTGGAACCGAACACCTTGTTCGCCAAATACCCTCCGGCAGTACCCGACGACGACGTCAGCGCAGACATGCAGGACATGATCACTGAATTGACCACGGCAGCCGGTTACCAGCATTACGAAGTGTCGGCCTATGCCAAGTCGAAGCATCAGGCCCGTCACAATCTCAATTACTGGCAGTTCGGCGATTACCTTGGCATCGGCGCCGGGGCGCATTCCAAGCTGTCTTTCCCGCATCGCATCGTGCGGCAAATGCGCCACAAGCATCCACAGACCTATCTGGAGAAGATGCGAACCGGCAATGCCATCCAGGAAGAGGGTGAGATCGGCCGCGACGCGCTCGGGTTTGAGTTCATGCTCAATGCGTTGCGTCTGCAAGACGGTTTTCCTGCGAATTTGTTCGCCGAACGCACCGGTATGGGGATCAACAATATCGATGCCGCGCTCAACGAAGCCGAGAAAAAAGGCCTGTTATATCGCGATCACATGAACATCCGGCCGACCGAACTGGGGCGTCGTTTTTTAAACGATTTGCAAGAAATGTTTTTAGTTGAATGA
- the rdgB gene encoding RdgB/HAM1 family non-canonical purine NTP pyrophosphatase gives MTQKIVLASNNQGKLKEFGALLGEIGLDVRPQGEFNVPEADEPFATFVENALTKARHASRLTGLPALADDSGVCVNALGGAPGVWSARYAGEPKSDAANNAKLIADLAAHADKSAYYYCVLVYVRHADDPQPVIADGSWHGEIVADARGEGGFGYDPYFLLPALGKTAAELTAAEKNAHSHRGQALRALVEKLR, from the coding sequence ATGACACAAAAAATCGTTCTCGCTTCCAATAATCAGGGAAAACTTAAAGAATTCGGCGCCTTGCTCGGCGAAATCGGCCTGGACGTGCGTCCCCAAGGCGAATTCAACGTCCCGGAGGCAGATGAGCCATTCGCTACCTTCGTTGAAAACGCCTTGACCAAGGCGCGTCATGCATCGCGTCTGACCGGCTTGCCGGCGCTGGCCGACGACTCCGGCGTGTGCGTCAACGCCCTCGGTGGTGCTCCAGGTGTCTGGTCGGCACGTTACGCCGGTGAGCCTAAGTCAGACGCGGCCAACAACGCCAAGCTGATTGCCGATCTGGCGGCGCATGCAGACAAGTCTGCTTACTATTACTGCGTGCTGGTCTATGTGCGCCATGCCGATGATCCGCAACCGGTGATTGCCGATGGTTCGTGGCACGGCGAAATCGTGGCGGATGCGCGTGGCGAGGGCGGCTTCGGCTATGACCCGTATTTCTTGTTGCCGGCGTTGGGCAAGACGGCCGCGGAGCTGACCGCTGCAGAGAAAAACGCACATTCTCACCGCGGCCAGGCTCTGCGCGCACTGGTAGAAAAGCTCCGATGA
- the rph gene encoding ribonuclease PH produces the protein MTDFQRPSGRATADLRTVRLTRHYTKHAEGSVLVEFGDTRVLCTASIEEKVPGFLKGKGQGWMTAEYGMLPRSTHTRMDREAAKGKQSGRTQEIQRLIGRALRAAFDLEAFGERTLHLDCDVLQADGGTRTAAITGAMVAAYDAFSVLLGRGLITKIPVKSFVAAISVGVYRGVPVLDLDYLEDSDCDTDMNVVMTDAGHFVEVQGTAEGAAFDRATLNSLLDIADKGIKELLSLQKQTLGLTK, from the coding sequence ATGACTGACTTTCAACGTCCCAGCGGACGCGCCACTGCCGATTTGCGTACCGTCCGCCTGACGCGCCATTACACCAAGCACGCGGAAGGCTCCGTGCTGGTGGAGTTTGGCGATACCCGTGTGCTGTGCACGGCCAGCATTGAAGAAAAGGTCCCGGGTTTCCTGAAGGGCAAGGGGCAGGGCTGGATGACCGCCGAATACGGCATGCTGCCGCGCTCGACGCATACCCGCATGGATCGCGAAGCCGCCAAAGGCAAGCAATCCGGCCGCACGCAGGAAATTCAGCGCCTGATCGGCCGCGCACTGCGCGCAGCCTTTGATCTGGAAGCCTTCGGCGAGCGCACGCTGCATCTGGATTGCGACGTCCTCCAAGCCGACGGCGGCACGCGTACGGCAGCCATCACCGGCGCCATGGTTGCCGCTTACGACGCATTTTCGGTTCTGCTGGGCCGAGGTCTGATCACCAAGATCCCGGTCAAGAGCTTTGTTGCCGCCATTTCAGTCGGCGTCTATCGCGGCGTGCCGGTGCTGGATCTGGACTATCTGGAAGACTCCGACTGCGACACCGACATGAACGTCGTCATGACCGATGCCGGCCATTTCGTCGAAGTACAGGGCACGGCCGAAGGCGCTGCATTTGACCGCGCGACCTTGAACAGCTTGCTGGATATCGCCGACAAGGGCATCAAGGAACTGTTGTCTCTGCAGAAACAAACACTGGGTCTGACGAAGTAA
- a CDS encoding YicC/YloC family endoribonuclease gives MTGYAVAKRETAAGAITVEMKSVNSRFLDLQFRVNDDLRAVEPAMREAIISKLVRGKVECRLSFGRKSAEGSTQALNQTLLATLADLQSQIRRQFAEAAPLTVSELLRWPGVIEEAEIGQDTLQADVLSTLQETLAAFIDSRAREGAALQTVLETRIDAMEAIVARITPLVPQLVAQFQQKATERMQEALGLATKDAKDGVTTPSLPRDEVLERIRQEVTLYGIRIDIAEELARLSAHLTETRHILKKGGQVGKRLDFMMQELNREANTVGSKAAMKELADASMELKLLIDQMREQVQNLE, from the coding sequence ATGACCGGCTACGCCGTCGCCAAACGTGAAACCGCCGCCGGTGCAATCACCGTCGAAATGAAGAGCGTGAACTCGCGCTTTCTGGATCTGCAGTTCCGCGTCAACGACGACCTGCGCGCCGTGGAACCGGCGATGCGTGAAGCCATCATCAGCAAGCTGGTGCGCGGCAAGGTCGAATGCCGCCTGAGCTTTGGCCGCAAGTCGGCGGAAGGCTCTACTCAGGCGCTCAACCAAACCTTGCTGGCGACCCTGGCTGATTTGCAAAGCCAGATTCGCCGGCAATTCGCCGAAGCAGCGCCGCTGACGGTCAGTGAATTGCTGCGCTGGCCCGGTGTCATCGAAGAAGCGGAAATCGGTCAGGACACCTTGCAAGCGGACGTACTGTCGACCCTACAGGAAACTCTGGCGGCCTTCATCGACAGCCGTGCACGCGAAGGTGCGGCCCTGCAAACCGTCCTGGAAACCCGTATCGATGCGATGGAAGCTATCGTCGCGCGCATCACCCCGCTGGTGCCGCAACTGGTGGCGCAGTTCCAGCAAAAGGCAACCGAACGCATGCAGGAAGCACTGGGACTGGCGACCAAGGACGCCAAGGATGGAGTAACAACACCCTCACTCCCACGCGACGAGGTGCTGGAACGTATCCGCCAGGAAGTCACGCTGTACGGCATCCGCATCGACATCGCCGAAGAACTCGCGCGCCTGTCGGCCCATCTCACCGAGACCCGCCATATCCTGAAAAAAGGCGGCCAGGTCGGCAAGCGCCTGGATTTCATGATGCAGGAGCTCAACCGCGAAGCCAATACGGTCGGCTCAAAAGCCGCCATGAAAGAACTCGCCGATGCGTCGATGGAATTGAAATTGCTGATCGACCAAATGCGTGAACAGGTGCAGAACCTGGAGTAA
- the gmk gene encoding guanylate kinase produces the protein MPAKNPTSGSLFMVVAPSGAGKSTLVNALLKQEPEIKLSISYTTRPPRPGEEHGREYYFTTTDDFLKRQAEGEFLEWAEVHGNYYGTSRLMIADQISNGTDVLLEIDWQGAQQVKKQFSNAIGIFILPPSIAALEERLKKRGQDEAHVITRRILAAGGEIAHSPEFEYVIINQEFAVALSELTAIVKAARCRFPQQAARNTFLFTQLGIHASS, from the coding sequence ATGCCCGCAAAAAATCCTACCTCCGGCAGCCTGTTCATGGTCGTAGCGCCTTCCGGCGCAGGCAAATCGACCCTGGTCAATGCCCTGCTCAAGCAAGAGCCGGAAATCAAGCTGTCAATCTCTTACACCACGCGCCCACCGCGCCCGGGTGAGGAACACGGCCGCGAATACTATTTCACCACTACCGACGACTTCCTGAAGCGCCAGGCGGAAGGCGAATTCCTGGAATGGGCCGAAGTCCACGGCAACTATTACGGCACGTCGCGCCTGATGATCGCCGACCAGATCTCCAACGGCACCGACGTACTGCTGGAAATCGACTGGCAAGGCGCGCAGCAGGTCAAGAAACAGTTCTCGAATGCAATCGGGATTTTCATTTTGCCGCCCTCGATTGCTGCACTGGAAGAACGCCTGAAAAAGCGCGGACAAGACGAAGCGCATGTCATTACACGCCGCATTCTGGCCGCCGGCGGCGAAATCGCTCACTCTCCGGAGTTCGAATATGTTATTATTAATCAAGAGTTTGCAGTCGCTTTGTCGGAATTAACCGCCATTGTCAAAGCGGCTCGTTGCCGCTTCCCGCAACAAGCCGCGCGCAACACCTTCTTATTCACTCAGCTGGGCATCCATGCCAGCAGCTAG
- the rpoZ gene encoding DNA-directed RNA polymerase subunit omega, giving the protein MARITIEDCLKQIPNRFQLTLAATYRARQLLQGHTPKVDAKDKPTVTALREIAAGKVGIEMLKKVPA; this is encoded by the coding sequence ATGGCCCGTATCACGATTGAAGATTGCCTCAAGCAAATCCCTAACCGCTTTCAGCTGACTCTGGCTGCGACTTATCGCGCACGTCAACTGCTGCAAGGTCACACACCAAAAGTGGACGCCAAGGACAAGCCAACCGTGACGGCACTGCGCGAAATCGCAGCCGGCAAGGTCGGTATCGAGATGCTGAAAAAAGTGCCTGCCTGA
- a CDS encoding bifunctional (p)ppGpp synthetase/guanosine-3',5'-bis(diphosphate) 3'-pyrophosphohydrolase, whose amino-acid sequence MSLTPTDSTLGSPLSASSTTSNTTRASSGRSASKQNSQHPPANPAPALHSGVATFTHLTHKLEEYLTPSELKKVKEAYRFSDEMHLGQMRKSGEPYISHPLAVAEICADWKLDAQAMMAALLHDVMEDQGVKKDELIERFGAQVASLVDGLSKLDKIEFQSQIEAQAENFRKMLLAMARDVRVILVKLADRLHNMRTLGSMPPDKKRRISRETMEVYVPIAHRLGLNNIYRELQELSFSHLYPLRHRTLLKAVKAARGNRREVVTKILESVTSTLIAAGIPAQVDGREKTLFGIYRKMRNKHLSFSQVLDVYGFRVVVDSFANCYVALGTLHSLFKPMPGKFKDYIAIPKLNGYQSLHTTLIGPYGTPVEFQIRTQDMHRVAESGVAAHWLYKDDEGSLTDLQQRTHAWLQSLLDIQKQTGDSAEFLEHVKVDLFPDSVYVFTPKSKIIALPRGATALDFAYNIHTDIGDQTTSVVINHEPAPLRTELHNGDIVEIITSPSSRPSPNWLGYVRTGKARSAIRHRLRTVNLVESQALGKRLLTNALNTLGLEPDLPSAIIERLLNESSAKTMEELYADIGIGTRMAPLVARHIMGMTEGGGSIPQLDVEGHVLPSKPDPVVITGNEGSTVQLAACCLPIPGDKLIGHLKHDQALIVHVEDCETAKRHREKEPDRWIEVTWAGELNRRFECRITILVHNQKGSLARIAAEIGEADAHIVSVSMDDDGDPAMKHLRFTIQVEDRVHLARTMRGIRSIDSVTRILRERN is encoded by the coding sequence ATGAGCCTGACACCAACAGATTCAACCCTCGGTTCTCCGTTATCAGCATCTAGTACTACTAGCAATACCACCCGAGCGTCTTCCGGACGCTCGGCGTCAAAGCAAAATTCGCAACATCCCCCGGCAAACCCTGCTCCCGCGTTGCATAGCGGCGTGGCAACGTTTACCCATCTGACGCACAAGCTCGAGGAATACCTCACCCCTTCCGAACTGAAGAAGGTCAAGGAAGCGTATCGCTTCTCGGACGAAATGCATCTGGGCCAGATGCGCAAGTCAGGCGAACCTTACATCTCGCATCCCCTCGCGGTCGCTGAAATCTGCGCCGACTGGAAGCTTGATGCGCAGGCCATGATGGCCGCCCTGCTGCACGACGTGATGGAAGATCAGGGCGTCAAGAAAGATGAGCTGATTGAACGCTTCGGCGCGCAAGTCGCGTCGCTGGTCGACGGTCTGTCCAAGCTGGACAAGATAGAGTTCCAAAGCCAGATCGAAGCCCAGGCGGAGAATTTCCGCAAGATGCTGCTGGCGATGGCGCGTGATGTACGCGTGATTCTGGTCAAACTGGCTGACCGTTTGCACAACATGCGTACGCTGGGCTCGATGCCGCCGGATAAGAAGCGCCGCATCTCCCGCGAGACCATGGAAGTCTATGTGCCGATCGCGCACCGCCTCGGCCTCAACAATATTTATCGCGAGTTACAAGAGCTGTCGTTCTCGCATCTCTACCCCCTGCGTCATCGCACGTTGCTCAAGGCGGTCAAGGCTGCACGCGGCAATCGCCGCGAAGTCGTGACCAAGATCCTTGAATCGGTCACCAGCACGCTGATCGCTGCCGGCATTCCCGCGCAAGTCGATGGCCGTGAAAAGACGCTGTTCGGTATCTACCGCAAGATGCGCAACAAGCATCTGTCGTTCTCGCAAGTGTTGGACGTCTATGGCTTCCGTGTCGTGGTCGACAGCTTTGCCAATTGCTATGTTGCGCTGGGCACGCTGCACTCGCTGTTCAAGCCGATGCCGGGCAAGTTCAAGGATTACATTGCAATTCCCAAGCTCAACGGCTATCAATCGCTGCATACCACGCTGATCGGCCCCTACGGCACGCCGGTGGAGTTCCAGATTCGTACGCAGGACATGCATCGCGTGGCCGAATCGGGCGTCGCCGCACACTGGCTCTACAAGGATGACGAAGGCAGCCTGACGGATTTGCAGCAGCGTACGCATGCGTGGCTGCAATCGCTGCTGGATATCCAGAAACAAACCGGCGATTCGGCCGAATTCCTCGAACACGTCAAGGTCGACCTGTTCCCGGATTCCGTCTATGTGTTCACGCCGAAGTCGAAGATCATCGCCCTGCCTCGCGGTGCGACGGCACTGGATTTTGCCTACAACATCCATACCGACATCGGCGACCAGACGACATCCGTCGTGATCAATCACGAACCTGCTCCATTGCGCACAGAATTGCATAACGGCGACATCGTCGAAATCATTACCTCGCCGTCATCGCGCCCGAGCCCGAACTGGCTCGGCTATGTCCGCACCGGCAAGGCACGCTCGGCAATTCGCCATCGTCTGCGCACGGTCAATCTGGTCGAGTCTCAGGCACTGGGCAAACGCCTGCTGACCAACGCACTGAATACGCTTGGTCTGGAGCCCGACTTGCCGTCGGCAATCATCGAGCGCCTGCTCAACGAATCCAGTGCCAAGACCATGGAAGAGCTGTACGCCGATATCGGCATCGGCACACGCATGGCGCCGCTGGTGGCACGTCACATCATGGGCATGACCGAAGGTGGCGGCTCGATTCCGCAGCTCGATGTCGAAGGCCATGTCCTGCCGAGCAAACCGGATCCGGTCGTCATTACCGGCAACGAAGGCTCGACCGTGCAACTCGCCGCCTGTTGTCTGCCTATCCCGGGCGACAAGCTGATTGGCCACCTGAAACACGACCAGGCATTGATCGTCCACGTCGAAGATTGCGAAACCGCCAAACGGCATCGCGAAAAAGAACCGGATCGCTGGATTGAAGTAACCTGGGCAGGTGAGCTTAACCGCCGCTTTGAATGCCGCATCACCATTCTGGTCCATAACCAAAAAGGCTCGCTGGCTCGCATTGCAGCTGAAATCGGCGAAGCCGACGCGCATATCGTTTCCGTGAGCATGGATGACGATGGCGATCCGGCAATGAAGCATCTGCGCTTCACCATTCAGGTCGAAGACCGGGTACATCTGGCCCGCACCATGCGCGGCATCCGCAGCATCGACAGCGTGACCCGTATCCTGCGCGAACGCAATTAA
- a CDS encoding LysR family transcriptional regulator: MLDLNDIAVFVHVVRAGSFAAAGRRLGMPSNTISRRLQLLEESLGVRLLQRSTRQLNMTAAGREFFDRCAPGIEDIQQAGATLSEGNREPSGVLRVAAPADFFDNFAMEWVGEFMQRHPKVQLEFVLSDERVDLIAEGIDLAFRAGQLPDSSLVARKLGESYRGLLASPAYLKKHGMPASLEELAEHDCLAAANTTQAALWRLEGPAGVESIRIAPRLCINTAQGLLRATRAGLGIALLPVMVAAEDLRRGSLVAILPQYQRDLSGMYAVYPNRRQLSLAVSALIEYVAEKVKHGACDGTHREMRFAVPEVQEQQESQESQEQVKAPQTQKAA, from the coding sequence ATGTTGGATCTGAACGATATCGCCGTCTTTGTCCATGTTGTGCGCGCCGGCAGTTTTGCCGCCGCCGGTCGCCGTCTCGGGATGCCGTCCAACACCATCAGCCGGCGTTTGCAGCTATTGGAAGAGAGTCTGGGAGTGCGTCTGCTGCAGCGTTCGACGCGGCAATTGAATATGACGGCGGCCGGGCGTGAGTTTTTCGATCGTTGCGCGCCGGGGATTGAAGATATCCAGCAAGCGGGGGCAACACTATCCGAAGGCAATCGCGAGCCAAGTGGTGTGCTGCGTGTCGCTGCACCGGCCGATTTTTTCGACAACTTCGCCATGGAGTGGGTGGGCGAGTTCATGCAGCGCCATCCCAAGGTGCAGCTGGAATTTGTCCTCAGCGACGAGCGTGTTGATTTGATCGCCGAAGGCATCGATCTGGCGTTTCGCGCCGGACAATTGCCTGATTCCAGCCTGGTGGCTCGCAAACTCGGCGAAAGCTATCGCGGCTTGCTGGCGAGTCCCGCCTATTTGAAAAAACACGGCATGCCTGCCTCACTCGAAGAATTGGCGGAGCACGACTGCCTTGCTGCCGCCAACACGACGCAGGCCGCCTTGTGGCGCCTGGAAGGTCCTGCAGGCGTCGAAAGTATACGGATAGCCCCACGTCTGTGTATTAACACGGCGCAGGGCTTGCTGCGCGCTACGCGTGCCGGTTTGGGGATTGCTTTGCTGCCGGTGATGGTGGCCGCGGAGGATTTGCGACGAGGCAGCCTGGTCGCGATCCTGCCGCAGTATCAACGTGACCTGAGCGGCATGTACGCGGTCTATCCCAATCGGAGGCAGTTGTCGCTGGCGGTAAGCGCCTTGATTGAGTACGTTGCGGAGAAGGTCAAGCACGGTGCCTGTGACGGCACTCACCGGGAGATGCGTTTTGCGGTTCCGGAGGTACAAGAACAGCAAGAGTCGCAAGAGTCGCAAGAACAAGTGAAAGCGCCGCAAACGCAGAAAGCGGCATAG
- a CDS encoding FMN-dependent NADH-azoreductase: MSTLLHIDSSARFTGSITRQLSAAYVEQWQAKNPSGKIVRRDLAKDTLPHITEALIGAYYTPADKRSAEQQSIIALSDTLVDELLAADTLVIGIPMYNFAPPSAFKAWIDHICRVGRTFGYTDKGATGLVTGKRAIVILSRGGVYSEGPAQGLEFQGTYIRGVLGFLGITDVELVIAEGVSMGEEKTKQAIAQAQEQISANV; encoded by the coding sequence ATGAGCACTCTTCTTCACATCGACTCCAGCGCCCGCTTCACCGGCTCCATTACCCGCCAACTGAGCGCGGCTTACGTTGAACAATGGCAAGCCAAGAACCCCAGCGGCAAGATCGTCCGTCGCGACCTGGCGAAAGACACCCTCCCGCACATCACCGAAGCGCTGATCGGCGCCTATTACACACCTGCTGACAAGCGCAGCGCGGAGCAGCAATCGATCATCGCCCTCTCCGACACATTGGTGGATGAATTGCTGGCTGCCGACACACTGGTCATCGGTATCCCGATGTACAACTTTGCGCCGCCATCGGCATTCAAGGCCTGGATTGACCATATCTGCCGTGTCGGCCGTACTTTTGGCTATACGGACAAAGGCGCAACCGGCTTAGTTACCGGCAAGCGCGCTATCGTGATTCTGTCGCGCGGCGGCGTCTATTCGGAAGGTCCTGCGCAAGGGCTGGAATTCCAAGGCACGTATATCCGTGGCGTGCTGGGCTTCCTGGGCATCACCGACGTCGAACTGGTGATCGCTGAAGGCGTATCGATGGGAGAAGAAAAGACCAAGCAAGCCATCGCTCAAGCACAGGAACAAATCAGCGCCAACGTCTGA